The proteins below are encoded in one region of Sphingobacterium sp. R2:
- a CDS encoding SusD/RagB family nutrient-binding outer membrane lipoprotein, translating to MKMKKMCIYIAMGSLISLASCSKFDEINTNPETPVQVNSSMLATRIILNLANQPTQKSFMQPYLLTKEIAWTELVEGYQYNGFGEGSISMNAINDAHFMGQYASTDVLANSYNGLMYFARAVKFYEATMSVGDIPYKEALKGESDKTYFPKYDSQKEVFLGILDELEKADQLFASGAKFAGDPMYGGDITKWRKLVNSFALNVLIQLSKKEADADLNLKGRFQSILTNKPIFTANADNFQLVRSDKSGQTYPFYKISNSFVIYPVVSTEIINRLKQYQDRRLFFYANPSALQIANGKQVSDFDAYVGIDPSLAFGDIADLKKKNDYSKLNDRYTELVSGEPTQQYSYAHLCFVIAEAAARGWVTESSVNWYKKGIEAAMKFIAENTPNTSQYTHNMPLDGAYIASAIASYGNQFPAAKEGQIEAIMTQKYLASFLQGRINPYYDYRRTGYPKWKINPASSLNADDPTKIPVRWRYPASEYNYNGQNLDEALARQYGGKDEINQLMWLLK from the coding sequence ATGAAAATGAAAAAAATGTGTATATATATTGCCATGGGGAGTTTAATCTCATTGGCAAGTTGTTCAAAATTTGATGAGATAAACACGAATCCGGAAACTCCTGTTCAAGTGAATTCTTCGATGTTAGCGACTCGTATCATATTAAATTTAGCGAACCAGCCTACTCAGAAATCATTTATGCAGCCCTATTTATTAACAAAGGAGATTGCATGGACGGAATTAGTTGAAGGGTATCAATATAACGGATTCGGTGAAGGGAGTATATCGATGAATGCAATCAATGATGCTCACTTTATGGGACAGTATGCTTCGACAGATGTGTTAGCAAATTCCTACAATGGATTAATGTATTTCGCTAGGGCTGTAAAATTTTATGAGGCTACCATGAGTGTTGGAGATATACCTTATAAAGAAGCATTAAAAGGGGAGTCTGACAAAACATATTTTCCAAAATACGACAGCCAAAAGGAAGTCTTTTTGGGTATTCTTGATGAATTAGAAAAAGCAGATCAGCTTTTTGCAAGCGGAGCAAAATTTGCAGGCGATCCGATGTATGGTGGAGATATAACAAAATGGAGAAAGCTCGTCAACAGTTTTGCGTTAAATGTACTGATCCAATTGAGCAAAAAGGAAGCTGATGCAGACTTGAATTTAAAGGGACGGTTTCAATCGATTCTAACGAACAAGCCTATATTCACAGCGAATGCCGATAATTTTCAGTTAGTACGCTCGGATAAAAGTGGTCAAACCTATCCTTTTTATAAAATCAGTAATAGTTTCGTTATTTATCCCGTTGTGTCTACGGAGATTATCAATCGTTTGAAGCAGTATCAAGATAGAAGGCTATTTTTCTATGCAAATCCATCAGCTTTGCAAATTGCCAATGGCAAGCAAGTGAGTGATTTCGATGCATATGTTGGTATTGATCCATCATTGGCATTTGGCGATATTGCGGACTTGAAGAAGAAAAACGACTATTCTAAATTGAATGATCGCTATACCGAGCTAGTAAGTGGCGAACCGACACAACAGTACAGCTATGCGCATCTATGTTTTGTAATTGCTGAAGCAGCTGCAAGAGGATGGGTTACAGAGTCTTCAGTCAATTGGTATAAAAAAGGTATTGAGGCAGCAATGAAATTCATTGCTGAAAACACCCCAAATACGAGCCAATACACACACAATATGCCTTTGGATGGGGCCTATATCGCCAGTGCTATTGCTTCTTATGGTAATCAATTCCCTGCTGCTAAAGAAGGGCAGATTGAGGCAATTATGACGCAAAAGTATTTAGCTAGTTTCTTGCAAGGACGAATAAATCCCTACTACGATTATCGTCGTACAGGCTACCCAAAATGGAAAATCAACCCCGCATCCAGTTTAAATGCGGATGATCCAACCAAAATACCTGTTCGTTGGCGCTATCCAGCGAGTGAGTACAACTATAACGGACAAAATCTGGATGAAGCGCTCGCCCGCCAATATGGGGGTAAGGATGAGATCAACCAATTGATGTGGCTTTTGAAATAA